In Vigna radiata var. radiata cultivar VC1973A chromosome 3, Vradiata_ver6, whole genome shotgun sequence, the following proteins share a genomic window:
- the LOC106757380 gene encoding uncharacterized protein LOC106757380: MFSPSHLKTLYPLQVFSVKPSSPSSTISSMKLKRIVHTLIISHLCRIIRALSKVKAVVVEILKDNSSIHFSHKKHFSNRRKKIILGSFRLHYNWCSSKSSHVLPVPEPVFQGLSSEEPQGEDCPYLRWLEEKKVEVEGGEKKGANNEHEMNEIDVLAEMFIANCHEKFRLEKQESDRRFQEMLARSM; this comes from the coding sequence ATGTTTAGCCCTTCACATCTAAAAACCTTGTACCCTCTTCAAGTTTTCTCAGTTAAACCATCTTCTCCATCTTCGACCATAAGCTCCATGAAGCTGAAAAGAATCGTCCATACCCTCATAATCTCCCACTTGTGCCGAATCATTCGTGCACTCTCCAAAGTCAAAGCTGTCGTGGTTGAGATTCTTAAGGACAATTCAAGCATCCACTTCTCTCACAAAAAGCATTTCAGCAACAGACGCAAGAAGATCATCTTAGGCTCCTTCAGGCTTCACTACAACTGGTGCTCCTCCAAATCCTCACACGTGTTACCGGTTCCAGAACCTGTTTTCCAAGGGTTGAGTTCTGAGGAGCCACAAGGTGAAGATTGCCCCTACCTTCGGTGgcttgaagagaagaaggttgAAGTTGAGGGTGGTGAGAAAAAGGGTGCAAATAATGAGCATGAAATGAATGAGATTGATGTGCTGGCAGAAATGTTCATTGCCAATTGCCACGAGAAGTTCAGGTTGGAGAAGCAAGAGTCTGATAGGAGGTTCCAAGAAATGCTGGCTAGAAGCATGTAA